A section of the Puniceicoccus vermicola genome encodes:
- a CDS encoding MerR family transcriptional regulator has protein sequence MLIGELSKQTGASARSIRHYEKLGIIGSHRAENGYRRYSEETVEWVKAIRFLLCGGLSLSTIARILPALMNINCKLEDPEIRRVIEEEAINVKSRMEQLDQSHRILTAALEKGYLRRPSE, from the coding sequence ATGCTGATCGGTGAGTTATCGAAGCAAACGGGGGCGAGTGCCCGCTCCATCCGCCATTACGAAAAGTTAGGGATCATCGGATCGCATCGCGCAGAGAATGGCTACCGACGTTACTCCGAAGAGACGGTCGAGTGGGTGAAAGCAATCCGGTTTCTTCTTTGCGGCGGTTTATCCTTGAGCACGATCGCCAGGATCCTTCCCGCTCTGATGAACATAAACTGCAAGCTTGAAGATCCGGAAATTCGGAGAGTGATCGAAGAAGAAGCCATCAACGTGAAGTCTCGAATGGAGCAGTTGGATCAGAGCCATCGGATCCTGACTGCGGCCTTGGAGAAAGGCTATCTCCGTCGACCTTCCGAGTGA